In a single window of the Campylobacter iguaniorum genome:
- the era gene encoding GTPase Era, translating into MKSGFISLIGRTNAGKSSLLNYLLNEKISMVSHKQNATRRKINGIVMHGNDQAIFVDTPGLHESNKTMNKLMIETAIKSIGDCDLILFVTSVFDNLENYKKFLNLKRDVPHIIALTKIDEASDKQIFDKLSQYQKYADEFKAIIPTSTKKQAYKKILMDEICKHLPEHEYFYDPEFITTARGKDIYRDLILEAIFECVSDEIPYSTDVKVDKVVEKQDITEIYATIVTDNKHHKSILIGKDGATIKRIGINSRKIINQLVENKIFLKLNVEVDKNWTSDENAVKKSFEY; encoded by the coding sequence ATGAAAAGCGGTTTTATAAGTCTTATAGGACGTACAAATGCTGGTAAAAGTAGCCTTCTAAACTATCTTTTAAATGAAAAAATCTCTATGGTTTCTCACAAACAAAACGCAACTAGAAGAAAAATAAATGGCATAGTCATGCACGGAAACGACCAAGCTATATTTGTGGATACCCCAGGTCTTCATGAGAGTAACAAAACTATGAATAAACTCATGATCGAAACTGCGATAAAATCAATTGGCGATTGCGATTTGATACTTTTCGTAACAAGTGTTTTTGATAATCTTGAAAATTATAAAAAGTTTCTAAATTTAAAACGTGATGTTCCGCACATCATAGCCTTAACCAAAATCGATGAAGCAAGTGATAAACAGATTTTTGACAAGCTTAGCCAATACCAAAAATACGCCGATGAGTTTAAAGCAATCATCCCAACAAGCACCAAAAAACAAGCTTATAAAAAGATTTTAATGGATGAAATTTGCAAGCATTTGCCAGAACATGAGTATTTTTATGATCCTGAGTTTATAACCACAGCCAGAGGAAAAGATATTTACAGAGATCTTATACTTGAGGCTATTTTTGAATGTGTTAGCGATGAGATTCCATACTCGACAGATGTCAAAGTCGATAAGGTGGTAGAAAAGCAAGATATAACTGAAATTTATGCTACTATCGTGACAGATAACAAGCATCATAAGAGTATTTTAATAGGCAAAGACGGAGCCACAATAAAAAGAATTGGCATCAATTCAAGAAAAATTATCAATCAATTAGTAGAAAATAAAATATTTCTTAAACTAAATGTTGAAGTAGATAAAAACTGGACAAGCGATGAAAATGCCGTTAAAAAGAGCTTTGAATATTGA
- a CDS encoding Cdc6/Cdc18 family protein, producing MDKKQSNISIISIDPFKQTAFCCQKDSLSSKSILKLEKENGFFISYVQHKDIIISSIDITVANYDIPTYDEIEGIIIQKAYQELGLDPNLEYQIKYIKQNNPNTNSIYDVFIANNRTIENKFKDIIPQIKYLDCIAPAPLLLSSLYTNSLLAKDKVDCFIYFQEDDAFLAVYQNGEYFQSKSLTRYSLGAINNKFTELTGNRLENEDFFNKLKQNGLNIEQKEYLTQILDDIFYYVSDVINSITKFSGVIIQNIYIGSDIGSINGLDKFVQDRLLIKTQDFNFDIPLKNKELDQTYLHNLMILYAKDYIKDKKLLNFSNFLRPPPFLSRDSGVFILIVFISLVIGLLYPIYQFSYGYYLSMKIDKEQIILEEISQKNILYKNQINQLIADVQQIKQTLENKQNDLQLKKDLLDQIYDKKMNYPMKGVAIYDITKYINKTDIKIKEISINNRMIVLDLISSNDKHITQLIEDLRASNIYKTVTKEISLIDSNSTKRYYESNVTVEIR from the coding sequence GTGGATAAAAAACAAAGTAATATTAGCATTATATCTATAGATCCATTTAAGCAAACTGCTTTTTGCTGCCAAAAAGATAGCTTGAGTTCAAAAAGCATTCTAAAGCTTGAAAAAGAAAATGGATTTTTTATATCTTATGTCCAACACAAAGATATCATCATAAGCTCTATTGACATCACAGTAGCGAACTACGATATCCCAACATATGACGAAATCGAAGGAATTATCATCCAAAAGGCGTATCAAGAGCTTGGTCTTGATCCAAATTTAGAATACCAAATCAAATATATCAAACAAAACAATCCAAACACAAATAGCATATATGATGTATTTATAGCAAACAATAGAACAATTGAAAATAAATTTAAAGATATAATACCTCAAATAAAATATCTCGACTGCATAGCCCCAGCGCCACTTTTATTATCTAGCCTTTATACAAATTCACTGCTTGCTAAAGATAAAGTCGATTGTTTTATATATTTTCAAGAAGATGACGCATTCTTGGCGGTGTATCAAAATGGAGAATATTTTCAGTCAAAATCACTCACTAGATACTCTTTAGGAGCGATAAATAATAAATTTACAGAGCTGACTGGAAACAGACTAGAAAATGAAGATTTTTTCAACAAATTAAAGCAAAATGGTCTAAATATAGAGCAAAAAGAGTATTTAACTCAGATATTAGATGATATATTTTATTATGTTTCAGACGTCATAAACAGCATTACTAAATTCTCGGGCGTCATTATCCAAAACATCTATATAGGAAGCGATATTGGTTCTATCAATGGACTTGATAAATTTGTACAAGATAGACTTCTTATAAAAACTCAAGATTTTAACTTCGATATACCGCTAAAAAACAAAGAATTAGACCAAACATATCTGCATAATCTTATGATTTTGTATGCTAAAGATTATATAAAAGATAAAAAACTATTAAATTTTTCTAACTTTTTACGCCCTCCTCCTTTTTTAAGCCGCGATAGTGGAGTTTTTATACTTATAGTTTTTATATCTTTAGTAATTGGGCTTTTATATCCTATTTATCAGTTTAGTTATGGGTATTATTTATCTATGAAAATAGACAAAGAGCAGATTATCTTAGAAGAAATAAGTCAAAAAAATATACTATACAAAAACCAAATTAATCAGCTTATAGCTGACGTTCAGCAGATAAAACAGACGCTAGAAAACAAACAAAATGATTTGCAACTCAAAAAAGATCTACTAGATCAAATTTATGATAAAAAAATGAATTATCCTATGAAAGGTGTTGCTATATACGATATAACAAAATATATCAACAAAACGGATATTAAAATCAAAGAAATTTCTATAAATAATAGAATGATTGTTTTGGATCTAATCAGCAGCAATGATAAACACATCACGCAACTCATAGAAGATCTAAGAGCGTCAAACATCTATAAAACAGTGACAAAAGAGATAAGCTTGATTGACTCAAACTCTACTAAAAGATACTATGAGAGCAATGTCACTGTGGAGATCAGATAA
- the mshL gene encoding pilus (MSHA type) biogenesis protein MshL, translating into MSIYHINKKTLKILSLALSMVIFTPNLSANDCSKRVFNIKITDSVSTNEILNQISDICHFSIIQNDENSRQVLNGNISGINIKDLTLNEIFNILISQKDLNYTFDHNVLKISSLKTKTFKIDYINSKREGSASIRASVDSAPVEIGNSSTSSGQTQDNTSSNTLDNEIKTTEAFDFWVNLKSELEAILDSSDKTDNKGSIVINPNAGLVTVSGTSSQIKRIEDYIKDVEQSLKKQVMIDVSIIAVELNNEYTKGVDWSKFELGFNSYLRGNDGNILTDNNGNPFSSGVQFGTGTFENPAQSLRNITGGFVLGGGLNLSMDGVLNFLETKGKTKVVSSPKIMTMNNQPALITVGDNINYVVATARTDGNTGTQTNSNTQYSIFIGILLNLLPEISDDGKVMLRINPSLSNFKYNEDNQRQTTPRTIAPDTLQKKLSTVVQVNSGDTIILGGLIGETRGKNNTKVPVLGDIPVLGNLFKSQRDALSTTELIFIITPRVVDANDVKPIKASLKELGFSESVYE; encoded by the coding sequence ATGTCAATATATCATATAAATAAAAAGACATTAAAAATACTATCTTTAGCCTTGTCTATGGTAATATTTACGCCAAATTTATCGGCCAATGACTGCTCTAAAAGAGTTTTTAATATCAAGATTACAGATTCAGTATCTACAAATGAAATTTTAAACCAAATTTCTGATATTTGTCATTTTAGCATAATCCAAAACGATGAAAACTCAAGGCAGGTATTAAACGGTAATATTTCTGGTATAAATATAAAAGATTTAACATTAAATGAAATTTTTAATATCTTAATATCACAAAAAGATTTAAACTACACATTTGACCATAATGTACTAAAAATTTCATCTTTAAAGACAAAAACCTTTAAGATAGATTATATAAACTCAAAAAGAGAAGGAAGTGCATCTATAAGAGCATCTGTGGATTCAGCTCCAGTAGAAATAGGAAATAGTAGCACAAGCTCAGGTCAGACACAAGACAATACATCTAGCAATACTCTTGATAACGAAATAAAAACAACAGAAGCTTTTGATTTTTGGGTAAATTTAAAAAGCGAGCTAGAAGCCATACTTGATAGCTCAGATAAAACAGATAATAAAGGCTCTATAGTAATCAATCCAAATGCTGGACTTGTCACAGTATCTGGAACAAGCTCTCAGATAAAACGCATTGAAGATTATATAAAAGATGTCGAACAAAGCCTTAAAAAGCAAGTTATGATCGATGTATCTATCATAGCAGTTGAGCTAAATAATGAATACACCAAAGGTGTTGATTGGTCTAAATTTGAGCTAGGATTTAATAGCTATCTAAGAGGAAACGATGGAAACATACTAACAGATAATAATGGTAATCCATTTTCTTCTGGCGTTCAATTTGGCACAGGAACTTTTGAAAATCCAGCTCAAAGCCTTAGAAATATAACAGGCGGATTTGTTCTTGGCGGTGGACTGAATTTAAGTATGGACGGCGTTTTAAACTTTTTAGAAACCAAAGGCAAAACAAAAGTCGTCTCAAGTCCGAAAATCATGACTATGAATAACCAACCAGCCCTTATAACAGTCGGAGACAATATAAATTATGTTGTTGCTACAGCTAGGACAGATGGCAATACCGGAACACAAACAAATAGCAATACACAATATTCTATTTTTATAGGCATTCTTTTAAATTTACTACCAGAAATTAGCGATGATGGGAAAGTAATGCTTAGAATCAATCCAAGTCTAAGTAATTTTAAATACAATGAAGACAATCAAAGACAAACAACCCCTAGAACGATAGCCCCAGATACTCTTCAAAAGAAGCTTTCTACAGTCGTTCAAGTAAATAGCGGAGATACCATCATACTTGGTGGTCTTATAGGCGAAACCAGAGGCAAAAATAACACCAAAGTCCCAGTTCTTGGCGATATACCAGTGCTTGGAAATTTATTCAAAAGCCAAAGAGATGCTTTAAGCACAACAGAGCTTATCTTTATCATTACTCCAAGAGTTGTGGATGCAAACGATGTTAAACCTATAAAAGCTTCATTAAAAGAACTTGGTTTTTCTGAGTCTGTGTA